TGAGCTGTTTCATGGTGTCATAGCGTTCCTGACGGGCTTGTTTCTGAAACATGCCCTTGAGTTGTTCAATCATGTCGAAGGCACTCATGTCTTCCATATTCttctgaagatctggagacatggTGGCTTGCATGAGGCAAGCAACTTCCATGGCATCTTCTTTATGTTTGTCGAAAGCCTTCTTCGCAACCACAGTGTTGTTTTCGGGTGCGGTTGGGATCGgggtttccaaaacataaagccTTTTTGCCAtcttgagaacgattctcaagttgCGGTGCCACTCAAGAAAATTGGTGTTATTCAGCTTGTCTTTCTCAAGTATGGACTTGAGAGCAAAAGAGGAGTTGTTTTCAGATGACATCTGTTAAGCAAAaattatttaattagtattttcaatGTATTTCCTTGTTTAGTGAGGTGAGACGATAAGGAGCGAGAATCCGGTTAGAAGCTCTTTCTAAAGGCAGCTGGGGCATGCAACATTAGCAAGAGGTTCAAGCGGACTGACAACGATTGTCAATTGTGAGAAAAGCACAACTCCCGGGGTTTATGAGGCTGCGAGGACAATCTTTTGTCCTTGCATTGATACGTTTGGCCTCATCTATGCCACTTTTGTTCTCGAGACGGCTGGGGCACGCAACACGAGAAGaaaagtaatagtcgtcctaaaaCGGTCACATGTGGAAGGGCCGGATGTGTCGACGGAacccttgcaccttggaaggataaactagacaccaagtgtcgtgctgtggctccaacactgatggttcgcattatgccccaagtgttactagtagtaggatggcatagactattgattttaatttttaccaAATAGGGTCGTTATAGTCGGTTTTAATCTAAATATTATATTTGCGACATAACCAAAAAGACCCTTTCACCTCTCGGGACAATTAGTTTTAGATAACCTataaaactaagtttgtcgcgactTGGAATAACCAATTAAAGTTAATAGTGAAAACTATTAAGTTAATGAGTTTTAAagatgtgaaaaaaaaaacatgttataaAACTCTAGTGGTTATAAAAAAATATCCAAGTTGATAGAACTTGCTTTTTCCGATTTCTTTTAAAAAACTTTTAAGAATACATTTTGGTATTAAGTTGAAGTGTGATAACATTTATCAAAAGGCAACCATAATAGCAAAAAAATGAATATGTAAATCATATGGGCATGATTATGATCTTGCTAGAGCCAATTAGCAAGATCAAAGGGGTCACGGTCACAAAACACaaaacaaccacaaggatggacttgaGTGCATCTTGTTGTCTTGAGCGACTCCCACTAACTCCAAGACTCCTCTTGGCATTCGGTCTTGCTTCGGGTCTTCGGTTCAACAATATTTAACAAGTAAATATAACAAAGACAAAGAACcttatctattacaactttgaaccacaaagcgggccaaaaccataaactaatctattacaactttgagccGCAAAACGGGCCAAAACCATGAACAAAACCAAATATAAACACAACCACAAGGTCGGGCCCGATTTACATATTCAACACAACCAAAAAAAATTTGGGCAATTTtggtcaacaaaaaaaaaaaactaaaatatgaccaaaaattatatatagcccaaagataaaaaataaatcaaaaactttagacttttaaagtttgtgatttattattCCGGTAAAAAAGACCGGTTTCGATTTGCATGTGGTGAgcatcggctctgataccactgaagGATATCCGTGgtatatttttacttttattttatgaaCCCGGTTCATATTAAATATGTGTTTATTTTGTCACAAGGATTTAGTCAAAAACATTTTTGACAAAAGAGTGCATGTAGAAATAggttattcaaaataaactttaactagttaaaaaaaacatatacacaTTTTTGGCAACGGAagcatatgtaacaaaattaatataCACTTTTATACCAAGGATTACCCGTAATGGAACAAGGTCACCAACATGCAAACACGAAATAGAACATCAACCATAGGGGGTTTAGATATACCTTCGGTTAGTAAATAACCggttgagacaccgaggttcaacgaacgAATGCTAGTTACACGAACGAGAGATACGCGAATGTGAGCCGGGTCTCGGCGGTGGTGGCCGGCGGCGGGCGGCGGCGACCGGCGGAGAGCGGCGGCGGCGGGCGGTGGTGACCGGTTTGGGTGTGTGAGTTGAGAGAGGTTTTTTAATCTTCTCTTGTCTTCTACCAAATACAAGACCCACTTATATAGAACATGGACATTCATGTATGTTAGCCAAGTGTCAATCATGCAAAATTGCATGTAATTCTATTGGCCAAAAAGGGTGGCAAGTGACAAGTGGCGGTGGGTGAGAATACCCGTGTCACCCGGCCCATGTACCCGTCTCTCCGTTCAATACCCGCGTatcgttcgtaattaccagttattagttaagtggatttttagttcgttgaccacggtgtaactcttacgggtcaagacccggtcggcagcgttgacttatcgaaccggacataaatatccaacaataacatgcgtaattatttttttgaccaaaataacgtgcgtgattttggatcccatgcgtgattatgtggtctcatgcgtgattatgtggtcccatgcgtgattatatgttccatgcgtgagtatacccctgatccaacggttatcattgtctcctacgtgaagtatgataagccgtgaattatgttaacctttctctctctctatttatttatatatatatatatatatatatatatatatatatatatatatatatatatatatatatccttgtATACTGTTTTGTAATTCAATCAAGAAAATCAATTACATTCTGATTTAACACCAGCTTCTTGTCCGCCTTTGATATTACGCTTTTCTTGATTATTGTTTGATTTTGTCTTGGGTTTTGTCTCAACTTTTCTTCTAATCACATGTTGCCAAATGTTGCATAATTCCTCTAGGTGTACCGGTTTCACAAGGTAACCGCAAACACAATGAGTGATTCCCTTTGGGTCAGTGTTTCCTAATAACATTGTTAACAATTTCAAGAAACATTAGATACCAATAAAAACACCTCTTCTTGCTCCAAATTTAGAAGTTTGACCATGTTTTAGTTAAACCAACTAAAAACTTAATCTCtaatgaaaattcaaaaactaAAAGACCTCCCTTCAGTTTATCGACTTCAAAACTTAATAAGAATGTGAAACATAAACACATACTATCTATTTTTTATTACAGATGACTTCTTTGGGTCAAATTAACTAAATTTGTAATATCAGCACTTGTTTTTTCAAGAAAACTAATGAAATCCATATTAATTTTGCACCAATAAAACTATCAATTGTATAGTTAACACTTactgataatgataatgataattgGTAAAGTCCATTTCAAGACCTACTAGTTCAAgatagggatgagctcggtaccgactGGTACCAGAACCGAAAGTACCGGTACAGAAAATCTTTAAAAGTagataccggtaccgaatatacccggtacagtacagtacggttcggtaccggtaccgaaccggtaccgtatcggtaccgaaaatgtcaaaagtcggtaacGAATCGATACCGAAAAtgtacccggttcggtaaattcgaTAACGGTACCAATAAcgggtaccatttgctcatccctagttcAAGAAGCTTGAAGCCATCCATATCTGGCATATCATCATCACTATtgatattttaattttataaacttatatatatttaataatatttttgttataatttagtgtaaataaaataacaatagtaaaaataaaaatataaaaattattaaaaaaatgacaaagtatcctcatttaattttgaattttaatgGTGATAGAGATTTAGATGGGTTTTTTAACGATTTAGagagtgattatttgattattacatttttaaatataaataatctaaaaaagtatttggatgaaaaagtgatgATCTACCTttaaaacgcagttttggagaaaCATGtactttatatatttttttaaaatatagttacacaaaatctattttgaaaacgataatttattttgaaaacGAATAATGATTTTCTCAACAAAACATATATTAAAACGATATAAAATAATACAGAATTAATCTCTTTCCACAAGATTTTGTCCACACCAGAAGACTATGACATCACTACCACCTCGTTTTCTGCATAAAATCTCATCTTCTTTctcacttcacgcacatcaagaaACCAAATATGTCTTCTTCTCACTCCCTCCTCTTCCTCTCTctcctcactctctctctctacaccaccacctccgccaccaccaccaccactcttgATGTCGCCGCCGCCGTACAGACCACCCTAGACCTCCTCAACCCAACATCATTCCAACAACAAGCCGACAAAATCCTTCCACAAAACACATCTTCCTTAAAATTCACCATCCACCCCAGATCCTCCGTTCACGTTAGCCACAACCACCATGATTACGGATCGCTAACTCTCGCCCGACTCGCCCGTGACTCAGTCCGAGTCAACTCAATTGTAACCAAACTTGATCTCGCTATCTCTGGTACCAACAAGTCCGAGATGAAACCGGATAAGTCCATGATGTTAAAACCCGAGGATTTATCGACTCCGATTACTTCGGGTATATCTCAGGGAAGCGGAGAGTATTTTGCGCGAGTCGGGTTGGGTACACCGCCGCAATTGTATTATATGGTGATCGACACTGGAAGTGATGTCAATTGGCTTCAGTGTCAGCCGTGTAACGATTGTTACCAACAAACCGATCCGATTTTTCGACCTTCGGCGTCTAGTTCGTACAATGAGCTGACCTGTAGTGCGCAGCAGTGTGCGGCTCTCGACATCACTGCCTGCCGAATGAACCACTGCCTCTACCAGGTATATTGTGTATTATTGATAACTATTATAACAGTCGTacaatataattaattaataagaTAATTTGATAAACTTTAactcatatattttttttcttattgATATAAACCAATAAAGGTTATTAAAATCAGAGTCGTAGCTTTCAAGGGGCTGGGGTGTCCGATCACCTgaatttttcgctcagtagtgttatatgtatgtatgtttcgtatagaaatttttaggtatatataCGTTTTCCACCCTCAGTTTTGTAACTTTTTTACTTATATATAGAACTTTTAGATTCAGTGACTTCCGATCCCCCGATCCCCCGATGTAAATTTACAAGCTTCGCCAGTGATTAAAATAATAATGTCCAATAATTGTAATTGTAATAATATACAATAActgatatatatttatatattttaacatCAGGTTTCGTACGGTGATGGATCATTTACTGTCGGCAAACTGGTAACGGAAACGGTGACGTTTGGGAGATCGGGTTCCGTACCGAAGGTAGCGTTGGGATGCGGTAACGACAACGAAGGGTTATTCGTCGGAGCCGCGGGGCTTCTCGCGCTGGGAGGCGGTACGTTGTCCTTACCCTCCCAGATCAAAGCGACGTCGTTTTCGTATTGTCTGGTTAACCGCGATTCGAAAACGGCGTCGACTCTGGATTTTAACTCCGCGGCTCCACCAAACTCGGTAACCGCGCCACTACTACGAAACCCGCGAATCAAAACGTATTTATACGTGGGTTTGACCGGGATATCCGTCGGCGGACGTCCGTTGTCCATCCCGCCGTCTATATTCGCGGTCGACGATAGTGGGCGGGGTGGCGCGATCGTGGACTCGGGCACCGCGGTGACTCGGTTGCAGACTCAGGCGTATAACGCACTCCGCGACGCGTTCACAAAGCAGGCAAGAAGCTTAAAACCGACAACAGGGTTCTCGCTTTTCGACACGTGCTTCGACTTGTCGTCGTTAAGGCGGGTGGCGGTGCCGACGGTGGCGTTTAACTTCGCCGGAGGTAAAACGTTGTCGTTGAAGCCGGAGAATTACCTGATTCCGGTGGACTCACGTGGGAAGTTTTGTTTGGCGTTTGCACCTACGGATTCGCCACTGTCGATCATCGGTAACGTCCAGCAGCAAGGGACACGTGTCGGTTACGATCTGAGAAAATTGATCGTTAGTTTTACTCCCCACAATTGTTAAACTAAACGTTAAAAAGGAAAAGGTGGAAAAGGTTCAAGTATGGTATGTGTAACTTTTATGTTGTTGCACTAATATAGATTAAAAAACGTTATTATCgccgttccaaaaaaaaaaaaaacgttattATTCTATCTTTGAAACATAGGATTTTAAAGATATTGTGAAAAATTATTGTGTTATTTTATGTGAAGTTAATCCAAAATGATCAAGAAAGTGTGATATGACATACATGTGACATAATAGTCTAAATTTAGATGGAGAACGCAACAAAAATTTAACAAACACATGTGACATGTATGCGAGAAAAAGATCTTGTTACATAATAAAAACAAGAGTAAATTTttgttttcgtccctgagttttgtcAATTTTAACTAGTTTACTTtaaaaatctaatttataacaaatCCAGCCCTGAAGTTTGCATTTCTTAACGCTTTTCATCCTTAAGGGTGTTTTTTCATTTAGTTCTTAGGGATGAAAAATGTTAAGAAATGCAAACCTTAGGGATGAAAAGCGTTAAGAAGTGGAAACTTCAGGGCTAGATTTATTATAAATTAGATATCTGAACTAAACCTCAGGACGAAAACAGAAATTTACTCTAAAAACAGAGAAAAAGAACTTGTTACAGAATCAAACTATGTACAAGTGTTTTATATTTAAATTTGtaaatatataaaagaaaatcataaaataattGTTTCACGGATATATAACTAAAATCACTAAAATTTTAAAGAAACTGTAACTCTATAGATATAAACATGTGAACAAATTTTACGTATGTAGTTTACTTTTCTATCCCGTTGTATCACATATAAAAGCACAGAATTTGAcaatttttattaatttattttagaTTTATACTTTTCTCATATATCTACatttagtatttatcttttggtATATCATTATGTTATTTCCTTGTATCCATTTTTTCGTGTATGTGTGTTGTTTTTTAAAGACTGGATGTGTGATTTTTTGCTATTTGTAGGATTTACAGGGTACAGCTGTTGTTGGTGTGTGGTTTTAAAGACCGATTGTATTGtctattttaaaatatatataaaaagttatGTAAAATATTTGTCTAACATATTtttaacataataataataattattaaacataGATTTCTTTTACTTTCATAGGTTTTCTCGAGCATTAATCTATACTACAAAATGTCAATATTGAAGATATAAATAGAGGGGATGATAAGGTGGTTGGGTGTTAAACTGATGGGAAGGGGAAACTGATGAAACCCGTGAGTAGTGGGCCCACAAAGTATAGTATAGAATAGGTGTGTGGTGAATATTTATTGTCCTTTTATTGTTCAAGGTGGGAACTTGGGTTTATTATTTCGGACAAAATAATAACTCAACTTAATTGTTTTGAGATACTAATTATTGTTTATGATAAGGGGTCTTTAAAAAACCGATTAAACAAAATCGAAAAttcaaaatcaaagtatgatcCGGTCAGCAGAACCGAGAGGAATTAAACGGTCGAACCAGCATATGGCAGCATGGATGCGTCAGCCGACGTATTTTCCTCTGGTCGACCCCGAAGACGCTCGGGACGGACCGATCATAATTTCAGCTGTTGTCGCCGGACACCTGGTTCGACGTATTTACGTGGATGGAGGAAGCGTCTTTGAGATCATGTATATCCAGTGTTTCCAACAGCTGAATCCCCAAACAAAAAGGAAGTTAATCGAAGTATCTACCCCATTGATAAGCTTCTCAGGAGAAGTAGTCCGTCCAATAGGACAGATTACTCTTCCAACCACATTCAAAGACGGTAGCAAAAGCAGGACGGTGCCATTAACCTTCCTTGTTGTTCGAACTCATTCTTCGCACAACATAATACTCGGACGCCCCGGATTACGAGCTCTTGGAGCGATCAGTTCGACAATACACGGAGCTATTAAGTTCCCTACCGAAGCCGGTGTTGCAACCATCTGTTCGGAATCAAATTCGCTGGTCGCTGAAGTAAGGCATACAGCCGAAACAAGCTCTAAGAAGTCCGAAGTACCTACGGAGCTATGGGCAATCAATCCGGATTTCCCCGAACAACAAGTGGCTATCGGCGCTCAACTCCCAAAACGAACGAAGAAACTTTTATGGGAATTGTTAAGCAACTCGATAGATGTCTTTGCGTGGCAGCACTCTGATATGCAGGGAGTCCCCAGATCGATGGCACAGCATCACCTAAATGTAAAAGATTCAGTCAAACCAATAGCACAAAGAAAGAGACACATGGCACCGGATCGAGCTAAAGCCATAGCAAAAGATGTTAAAAGCCTCCTAGACGCGGGGATCATTCGGGAGGTTCGGTATCAAACATGGGTATCAAACCCCGTGATGGTACGAAAAAAAGATAACTCAtggagaatgtgcatcgatttcaCCGATCTAAACAATGCGTGCCCGAAAGATTGTTTCCCTCTCCCAGAGATCGATGAGAAGATTGACTCCGTTGCAACATTCAGGCTAAAATGTTTTTTGGACGCttacaaaggctatcaccaaaTACAAATGGCGGTCGAAGATGAGGATAAGACGGCCTTCGTCACCAATGAAGGAGTGTTTTGTTTTACTAAGATGCCGTTCGGTTTGAAAAACGCCGGTGCTACGTACCAGCGTCTGATGAACAAAGCTTTTAAGGACCAGATCGAACGAAACGTGGAGGTGTACGTCGATGACATCGTGATAAAAAGCCATGATGAGGCCGCCATGCTAAAAGATATACTCGAAACATTTACTCGGCTCCGAAGCATTAACATGAAGTTGAATCCGAAGAAATGTACATTCGGGGTAGAAGAAGGCAAGTTTCTCGGGGTCATGGTCGGGTCAAAAGGCTTACGAGCCAACCCCGACAAGATTGACGCTGTCCTTACAATGAAGCCCCCGACATCAATTAAATAAATTCAGTCCTTAAATGGACGATTGGCCGCTCTCCATCGGTTTTTGTCAAAAGCTGCAGACCGATCGCTCCCATTCATGGACGTTCTCAGAAAGAGCTTTAGATCGGAGTTTAAATGGACGGGAGAGGCCGCACGAGCTTTCGAAGAACTTAAAGAATGTTTGGGCACCCTACCAACCCTCACCGTACCGGAAGAAGACGAAGTATTAACGGTATATTTAGCTGCATCGTTCGGAGCCATCAGCGCGGTATTAGTTGCCCACCGAACAGGAAAACAAATCCCCATTTATTATGTAAGCCGAACGTTAAAGGACTACGAAACAAGATATTCAAATTTGGAAAAATTAGCCTTGGCCCTAGTCCATGCTTCAAGAAGGCTTCGCCGATATTTTCAGGCCCATCCAATCGAGGTACGAACGGACCAAAGAATCCAACACGTTCTCCGACGACCCGAAGTCTCAGGCCGAATGGCGAAATGGGCGATTGAGTTGGGCGCATTCAACATTACCTTCCGAACTAAAGGTCCGTTGAAAGGACAGGTGATAGCTGATTTTTTGGTCGAAATACCGGAAGAGAAAGAAACTGAAGAGGCAGGCAAAGCTCCGGAGAAGCCATGGTCTTTATATACCGACGGTGCCTCTAGTGCCGAAGGATCAGGAGCGGGCCTAATTCTCACCGATCCAGACGGAACAGATGTAACGTATGCGCTCCGACTAGAATTCAAAAGTTCCAACAacgaggctgagtatgaagctctCCTGGCTGGCCTACGCCTAGCACAGAAAGTCGGAGCCAAGAATGTTGTAGCCCATGTAGACTCGCTGCTCGTAGCAAATCAGGTAAATGGAGAATACGAGGCGAGGGAAGCAAACATGATCGAGTATCTCGAGCAAGTAAGGTAGGCAATGGCTTTGTTCGAAGCATGTAGGGTCGAACATATCCCCCGAAGCAAAAACAAAAAAGCGGATGCATTAAGCAAATTGGCATCAGTATCATTCAACCACTTGGCCAAAGAAGTGAGAGTGGAAGTTTTAGCTACACCGTCAATCGCAGCTCCGCAAGTAATGCAAGTTGAAGTTCCACCACAAACATGGTTGACGCCGATAATTAATTATTTGGTGCATGATGTTCTGCCAACTGACAAAGCGGAAGCAAGAAAAGTCCAGATCAATTCCCTCCAGTATCAGATGCAGGAAGGAGGATTATACCGAAAGACCTTTCTCGGACCATTGCTAAAGTGTCTGGATCCGGAGCAAGCTAGTTACATCATACGGGAAATACACTACGGCATCTGCGGTATCCACGCCGGACCCAAAATGATTGTAACAAAGGTAAAAAACGCAgggtactactggccc
Above is a window of Helianthus annuus cultivar XRQ/B chromosome 14, HanXRQr2.0-SUNRISE, whole genome shotgun sequence DNA encoding:
- the LOC110908243 gene encoding protein ASPARTIC PROTEASE IN GUARD CELL 1 isoform X1 — protein: MSSSHSLLFLSLLTLSLYTTTSATTTTTLDVAAAVQTTLDLLNPTSFQQQADKILPQNTSSLKFTIHPRSSVHVSHNHHDYGSLTLARLARDSVRVNSIVTKLDLAISGTNKSEMKPDKSMMLKPEDLSTPITSGISQGSGEYFARVGLGTPPQLYYMVIDTGSDVNWLQCQPCNDCYQQTDPIFRPSASSSYNELTCSAQQCAALDITACRMNHCLYQVSYGDGSFTVGKLVTETVTFGRSGSVPKVALGCGNDNEGLFVGAAGLLALGGGTLSLPSQIKATSFSYCLVNRDSKTASTLDFNSAAPPNSVTAPLLRNPRIKTYLYVGLTGISVGGRPLSIPPSIFAVDDSGRGGAIVDSGTAVTRLQTQAYNALRDAFTKQARSLKPTTGFSLFDTCFDLSSLRRVAVPTVAFNFAGGKTLSLKPENYLIPVDSRGKFCLAFAPTDSPLSIIGNVQQQGTRVGYDLRKLIVSFTPHNC
- the LOC110908243 gene encoding protein ASPARTIC PROTEASE IN GUARD CELL 1 isoform X2; protein product: MSSSHSLLFLSLLTLSLYTTTSATTTTTLDVAAAVQTTLDLLNPTSFQQQADKILPQNTSSLKFTIHPRSSVHVSHNHHDYGSLTLARLARDSVRVNSIVTKLDLAISGTNKSEMKPDKSMMLKPEDLSTPITSGISQGSGEYFARVGLGTPPQLYYMVIDTGSDVNWLQCQPCNDCYQQTDPIFRPSASSSYNELTCSAQQCAALDITACRMNHCLYQVSYGDGSFTVGKLVTETVTFGRSGSVPKVALGCGNDNEGLFVGAAGLLALGGGTLSLPSQIKATSFSYCLVNRDSKTASTLDFNSAAPPNSVTAPLLRNPRIKTYLYVGLTGISVGGRPLSIPPSIFAVDDSGRGGAIVDSGTAVTRLQTQAYNALRDAFTKQARSLKPTTGFSLFDTCFDLSSLRRVAVPTVAFNFAGGKTLSLKPENYLIPVDSRGKFCLAFAPTDSPLSIIGNVQHQGTRVGYDLRKLIVSFTPHNC